From the Niveibacterium microcysteis genome, the window ACTTGCGGCTTCGCGTCCGCCGAAACCTTCGCACGGGCCTTCCGCCAGCACTTCGGCGTCACGCCCAGCGCCTGGCGCCAGAGCGCGCTGCAACGCCCGCCGCAGCACAGGGTGACCGGCGGACCATATCGCGACGCGGCGACGCCGACGCTCGGCAATGTCACGCTGCAGCAGCTTCCGCAGCGCGAAGTGCTGTACTGGCGCGTGCAGGGCGATTACTCGGACGTGGTGGCGCCGCTGTGGGTGCGCTTCAGGCCCTGGGTACATGCGCTCGGTCTGGGTGATCAGCCCATGCTGGGCATGGGCCTGGACGACCCCGCCATCGCCCCCCCGCAGCACTGCCGTTACGACGCGTGCGTGGTGCTGCCACCCGGCTGGCAGGAAAGTGCCCAGCTGCGCCCTTCTCGCAAACGTGTCGAAGGCGGCTGGCATGCCTGCGTCCGCTTCGAAGGCCCGCGTGCGGACATTGGACTCGCCTGGTCCTGGCTGATCGACCAGTGGTTGCCGCAAAGCGGTTTCATCGCCGCGAGCGGGCCGTTTTTTGAGACCTACGCGGCGGGGCACCCGAGCGACGGCAATGACGACCTCGTCGCGGAGCTGTGCATGCCGGTACTGCCGCTGGGGCGCTGAACGCGCACGCGCCGCCGCAAGCTGGCCAGGCGCGCAAAACCGCAAGCCGGGCAAGGTGTCGCGCAAGCCCGGGCAGGGGCAAGCCGGGCGCGCGCCGATACAGTCCACCGCATCCACATAACGATACGGAGACACCCGATGCGCGTAACCCGCTTTGCCCCCCTCGCCCTGCTTGTGCTCGCCGCCTGCGGCGGCACCCAGTCGGTTGCACCCAGCGCCACGGCCAAGGCCCCCACCGTGCCCGCCCCCGGCCGTGCTGAGGCCGGCGTCACCGCCGACTGCGCCGCATGGGCGAGCGCCATCGTCGGCCCCTACAAGTACGAGAACAACGTCTGGGGCATCGACAAGGCACGCGGCTTCACGCCCGAGCAATGCCTGCTCCGCCGCACGAAGGACGGCCAGAGCGAGATCGGCTGGACCTGGAGCTGGCCGGGGCAAGACCCCACCGTGTTCGCCTACCCGCAGATCATGTTCGGCTGGAAGCCCTGGTCCGGCGGCAAGCCGTCCGACCCGCGCTTCCCGCTCAAGATCTCGGCGATGCAAAGCCTGAGCATGGACTACGAAGTCGAAACGCAAGCCAGCGGCAGCTACAACCTCGCGCCGGAAATCTGGCTCACCAGCAGCGGCAACTGGAGCGAACAGCCCAACCCGAAACTGATCACCACCGAGATCATGTTCTGGATGGACTACCAGCAAAGCGCCACGCCCGCCGGCCAGATCGTCGACCAGCCGGTGCTCGGCGGCGTGCGCTACGACCTCTTCCGCGCCGACAACATCGGCGACCGCGGCGACGGCCGTGGCTGGACGCTCTACTCCTTCCGCAGCCCCACCCGGCAGCTGAAAGGCCAGATCCCGATCGACGCGCTGCTGCGCTACATGGTCGGCAAGGGCCTGGTGAACCCGGAGGAATACGTCGCCAGCGTGGAATTCGGCAATGAAGTGGTGGGCGGGTCGGGGACCACCTGGGTGAAGAAGTTTGCGGTGAATGTGGCGCCGTAACTAGGTGCGCTGCGTCGCACGGTTTCGGCGGCCATGATGGTCGCTACGACCGTGGTAACCGAGGGCGGGTGGGCCGTTCTGGCCTAACCCGCCTTTTTCTTGTTCGCGCGGTTTCGACGTTCGTCGTCCAGGCCCTTGTGCGACAAGCACCGTCAACGGCCGATTCGGCCTTGCCGGACTTGAGCCGCGTCGGGTGCGGAGCAGTGCTCCGCGAAACCCCGCTTACGCCGTCAGCAGTCAGGCGTAAGCGCCTGACTTCCATCACATGCTCGACAATTTGGGCGGCTGCGGCCTCAGACGGCCCTCGCCATCGGCCGCACCGTGTTTTACGGAAGCGCCTCTAGACCTTGCCTACCATTTGCAGCCACGATCCGAGAGCGTATCGCGAAGCAAAAGCGGAACCGCGAACAGCCCTGCTCCCGAGTATGCGTCCCGGCAATCTGGCCGCAGTGCCTTGGCGATGCCTTTCGCCAAGGCCCCTTCACTCTCCCTTTCCTGTGATGGCGGCTCGAAACGCGCATCACGCGTCTTCTCGGACCCCACGGCGCTTGCGCGTGCGAGCGCGCGAGCACGCTCCAGATCGATTCGGGGCACGTCTGCTTGCGGGGCAGGCTCGGCGGTTTCACGCGGCGCTAGCGAGTCGGTGGTCGCAGATCGTGAGAGCACAGCCGGCGGGGGGCTCGCTGAAGCGCTCCTACGTTGCCGGGAGGGCGCGGACGCTACAGGGCGCTCCAACGGTGGCTCTGCTCTTGGTCGCGTCAAGGTAACGGACACGCGCGTCAACACGCCTTGAGGCACGCCTTTACCCCAAAAGTCGATGCAACAAACACGCGAAAACAACGCAACGTGGATCAAGACTGACCCGCAGAGCGCAATACCGAGCGCGGTATTGGCCCGCGCGCGCTGTACTACTTGGTGTGCCAAAGCCCAATTGCTCACAAGCTGCAACCGACACCGTAAGACCAGGCGCCCTCGCGCTGTGGGTGCAGAACGCAGACGCACCAACTCAAGCGGAAATCGCCGCACGGGGTGTCGATCGGGCTTCTATCGTTCCGTGTCTGGAGGGCGTGGCGCATGTCATGGGGGCGAATGGGCTATGTCACCGATTCTATGGGCACCCATGTGCCGCGCGGCGTGACATCGCGCATGCTTCTGCACCCGGTATTCCAGGCAAAACGGAACTAGCGTCAGCCACCAACGCCGCTGCGCAGCAGCGTTGGCAAGCGCTATTCCTTCGCCTTGAAGCGGGTGAAGATCCGCGTCTGCACGCGGCGAATCTCCTGTGGCACGGCGTCCGGCGGAGTCATGCGGCTGGCGGCTTCAGCCGAGAGGAAGACCGACGGGTTCTCGGCAACCTCTTTCTTCACGTAGGGCAGCGAGGCGCGGTTGGGGTTGGCGTAGAAGACCTTGTTGGTGAGCGCGGCGTGCACTTCGGGCCGCAGGATGTAGTTGATGAACAGGTGCGCGTTATTCGGGTGCGGTGCGTCGGCCGGGATCGCCATCGAATCGAAGAACAGCGTGGCGCCGTGGGTCGGCACGAGGGCTTCGATTTCTTCGCCGTTCTTCGCGGCGATCGCGCGAGCACGGGCGATATTGATGTCACCGGAGTAGCCCATCACCGCGCACAGCCCGCCGGTAGCCAGATCGTTGATGTAGCCGGAAGATGAAAAACGCGTGATGTAGGGCCGCACCTTGCGCAGCACTTCAGCGGCGGCGGGATAATCGCCTGCGTTGCGGCTGTAGCCGGGCTTGCCGGCGTAGAGCATGGTCACCGGCAGCACTTCGCTGGCCGAATCGAGAAAGCTGACACCGCATTGCTTCAGGCGGCTGGTGTATTGCGGATCGAAAAGCAGCGCCCAGGGGTTCTCCGGCATCGGCAGATCGCCCAGTGCTCGCTTCACCCGCCCGACATTGATGCCGACGGTGACGTAGCCCCACAGCCAGTCCACAAGATACTGGTTGCCCGGGTCAACCTTGGCGAGTTGCGCCAGCAGCGCGGGGTCCAGGTTCTTCCAGTTCGGCAACTTCGCGCGATCGAGCTTCTGGAACAAACCGGCTTCGATCTGCTGCTTGGCGAAGTGGGCACTCGGCACCACGATGTCGTAGCCGGTGCGGCCGGCGACGAGCTTGGCGTGAAGGATCTCGTTACTGTCGTAGTTGTCGTAGCGCACCTTGATGCCAGTTTCGCGCTGGAAGTTGGCCAGGGTGTCGTCCGCGATGTAGTCGGACCAGTTGTAGATGTTGAGGATCTTCTCTTCCGGCTTGGCTGCCGCCAGGCACAGAAGCGGCAGAGCAAGCAGTAGGGCGGAGGCGAAGCGCCCGAGGCTCAGATTCAACATTTGCGACTCCTTTCCGGCCCCGACAACCCTCCAAGGACGGGGTTGGCGTCATGCCGACGCCAGCGAACATGGCCGTTGCGTCTGTAAGACCACTCACCCGTTGCCCCGTTCCCCCCGGCCGGGCGGCGCGGGCTGTATGCGTCCCCGGTCTCCGCCGCGCTTACCCGCGCGGCTGCGGTCACAGGGACCAATGCGATGACCAGTCATCTCTAAGTGCGGCGGCGCCAACGGTACACGGCAACGTCAACGCTCCCGGTAGATCACCTGACCGTGCCGCTTTCCGGCGCACTTGGTGGTGAATTCAGGCGCACTGGTGCAGCATGGCTGCGTTCAATCTATCGCAAGCGCCCCGGCGATCAGGCGTCAAAGGCATCAGGATTTGTCTATGCTAAATAGATTGCGGGGGCTGCTTGCCGGAGAAAGAGCGCCGATATGTCTGAACTGCTCGAACCATTCATGATGGGTACGACCCACAAGGTCAACGACCCTAAATGCCCGTTCTGCCCGAAGAAGAAGAACGACGAGCACTACACCACATACAGCGGTGCCGACAACGACGCAGACAAGCTGGGCAAACTGATCAACGAGCCGAAGAAGTTCGGCACCAGCATCGAGGCGGATGCGCGCCCCAAAGACGGTAAGGTCGGCAAAGATCAGCGCGCCAATCAAGGCTTCAAGACGACCTCCGGCGAAACGCTCGACGACGTTAAAGATGGCGATACCAATTGGAAGTTCCAGCCACACCACGCAATACCGGGCAATCAGTGTCTCAAGGGGCACGCCGTGGAGAAGTTCATCGTTGGCGGCGCAAAGGTGAAGTTCGACACCGGCTACTCGGTTAACAACCCGCAGAACGGCATATGGCTACCGTCTTACCCCGCAGACGGAAACTGGCCAACAGACCCTTCCGCGAAGTATGCAATGGCCGTCAAGGCCATGAAGGCATTCAAGCGGCAGTTTCACTTGGGCCACCACAACATAGATGTGGACGTCGACGGCCTGGATCCTGCCGTGCACAAGAATTACATCAACTACGTGAAGTCGATTCTCAAAGACCTGAACGTTGTGCTCTCTGACTGGGAAGCCGCTTGTCCAGAGCAGGACAAAGACGACAAACACCGCGGCAACGTCATCATTCACAATGCACTCGACTGCGTTTCAGCGCATCTAATCAAGAAGCTCAAAGGCTCCCCGCGCACGTGGAAGTTTTTCGTGTCGCGGCATGCCCGCGACTTCACGATCAAGACCATCAAACCGAATACGAAACTCGACTTCGAACGCTGATCACTCCTGAAAGCGCAGCCATGCCAGAACAGTTTTACGAACTCGAACCCGACATATTCGCTGAGCATGTTCCGGAACTGCAGGCGGAACTCGACGCAGAACTGAGCCTGACCCGGGGCCGCGTGATCGGAGGCGGTGTACCTGATCCGTTGGTCTACGTAACCGGCCACACTGCCGATGACCCGCCGAAGGGTTTGCACAACCGCTGCGACCCCGTGATGTCGGACGAATTGATCAGCGCGTTGATCGCAGCAGGTGTCAGCAACCTGCAGTGCTTCCCCGCCGAGTTGCACAGCGAAACCGATGGCAGCGTGTGGCGCAACTACAAGGCCGTAAACGTGATCGGGCTCGTTCGAGCTGCGGATATGGCCAAATCGACAAGCACGGAGATCATCGAGCGCCCCGGTGACAACGCGCCACCGCTGGTCGCTTTCGAATCGTTGCGGGTGGATCCTGCGCGAGCGGGCAACGCGTTGCTATTCCGGCTGGCGGAAAGCCCATCGACGCTGATCGTTGCTGGGCGTGTCGTGGACTATTTGCTGACGCTGCACAGCGACGAGGATTGGGGCATCACGCTTGAAGCGGTGAGTTGAGCGCCAGAGGGGCCGTGCGGAGTGAGTACGCGGCCCGCCGGATCACTCCGCCGGCGAGATCTTTTCCCTCAGGCGCTCCAGCGCAATCGCGTCACCACGCACGCTGAAGTGCGCACCGTCTTCATCGGCGCGTTCTTCCAGCACCTGGCAGTTCTCGTAGATGTCCTTGCGCAGTTGCTGCGCAGACCAGGGCAGGAAGAGTTCCGCCTCGACCAGATCGCGTTGGAAGAAAGCGACGATGGTCTGGTGCATGCGCGCGACGTCCTCCGGCCTGCGTGCGCTCATCACGACGCAGTCCGGGTATTGCGCGCGCAGCGCGGCTTCGCATTCGGCCTGCGCGGCGGCATCGCCAACGTGATCGATCTTGTTGAAGACGCGGATGCGCGGCAGCTCGTCGGCGCCGATTTCTTTCAGCACTTCATCAGTCACCATGAGCTGGCGCTCGAAGCCGGGGTCGCTGGCGTCGATCACATGCAGCAGCAGCGCAGCGTCGAGCGCTTCGTCGAGCGTGGACTTGAACGACGCAACGAGGCCGTGCGGCAGGTTCTTGATGAAGCCCACCGTGTCGCTGACGAGGATGCGCGGCACGCTTTCCGGATACAGCGCACGCACCGTCGTATCCAGGGTAGCGAACAGCTTGTTGGCAACCAGCACTTCGCTGCCGGTCAGCGCACGCATCAAGGTGGATTTGCCGGCGTTGGTGTAGCCGACGAGCGCGACGCTGGGCAGACTCTGGCGACCCTGGCGGCGGGCGCGCTGGGTCTCGCGCGCGGCGTTCATCGCGACAATTTCGAGCTGCAGTTCGGCAATGCGGTCGCGGATCTTGCGGCGATCGAGTTCGGTGTGCGATTCACCGGCGCCACGGCCGCCCACGCCGCTGCGCTGGCGCCCCTGCGGACCGGCTAGCTTGGCCGCTTCGCGCAAGCGCGGCGCCATGTAGCCAAGGCGTGCGATCTCGACCTGCGCCTTGGCAGCGGGCGAGCGCGCGTTGCGGTGGAAGATCTCGAGGATGACCATGGTGCGGTCCATCACCTCGCAGCCCACCTCCAGCTCCAAGTTGCGGGCCTGCGAGGGCGAGATCTCATGGTCGACCAGCACGACCTCGATATCGCCGCCTTCCGGGTCCACGGACAGTGGTGTGCCGTCCATCTCGTCGTAGCCGGCTTCGCCCGTCACGTAGGCGTGAATCTCCTGACGCTTGCCGATGCCTAGGTAGCCGGTCTGGTCGAACCCCGCGCGTTTCTGCGTGAAAGTACGCACGACGGTGAGGCCGAGCGTCTTCGCGAGTTCGCGCAGCTCGGCGAGCGAGGCTTCGAACTCGACGTCACTGACGTTGGGCAGTTGTACGGCGGCGACAACAGCGCGCACGGGCTTATCTTTGACTTCGCTTTGCATTCAGGGCAGGCAGCTTAAGGTGGGGCAAAGACAGATAGTACCTGTCGCGCCACTCCTTTCCCGCACAAGGCGTTGCAGGGACGCTACCGCCCCCACGCTGCAAGGCCCGCCATCAAGCGTTGGCCTTGCCGCTTCGCGCCTTACTTCGCCAGCTCTTCGGTGACGCAGCCCGTGCTGTTGCACTCGCGCTCGCGTTCCTTCAGGAAGGCCAGACGCGATTGCGTGAGTTCGATCGCGCAGTCGAGGTTCACGTAGTAGCCATTGCGTT encodes:
- a CDS encoding AraC family transcriptional regulator produces the protein MTSTLDSHALVGSHARRLNRVIDHVEAHLADDLRLDHLARLAAYSPFHLHRVFRAWTGETLRDFVRRRRLETAGIRLRYDPALTVREVAVTCGFASAETFARAFRQHFGVTPSAWRQSALQRPPQHRVTGGPYRDAATPTLGNVTLQQLPQREVLYWRVQGDYSDVVAPLWVRFRPWVHALGLGDQPMLGMGLDDPAIAPPQHCRYDACVVLPPGWQESAQLRPSRKRVEGGWHACVRFEGPRADIGLAWSWLIDQWLPQSGFIAASGPFFETYAAGHPSDGNDDLVAELCMPVLPLGR
- a CDS encoding GH12 family glycosyl hydrolase domain-containing protein; protein product: MRVTRFAPLALLVLAACGGTQSVAPSATAKAPTVPAPGRAEAGVTADCAAWASAIVGPYKYENNVWGIDKARGFTPEQCLLRRTKDGQSEIGWTWSWPGQDPTVFAYPQIMFGWKPWSGGKPSDPRFPLKISAMQSLSMDYEVETQASGSYNLAPEIWLTSSGNWSEQPNPKLITTEIMFWMDYQQSATPAGQIVDQPVLGGVRYDLFRADNIGDRGDGRGWTLYSFRSPTRQLKGQIPIDALLRYMVGKGLVNPEEYVASVEFGNEVVGGSGTTWVKKFAVNVAP
- a CDS encoding polyamine ABC transporter substrate-binding protein, whose amino-acid sequence is MLNLSLGRFASALLLALPLLCLAAAKPEEKILNIYNWSDYIADDTLANFQRETGIKVRYDNYDSNEILHAKLVAGRTGYDIVVPSAHFAKQQIEAGLFQKLDRAKLPNWKNLDPALLAQLAKVDPGNQYLVDWLWGYVTVGINVGRVKRALGDLPMPENPWALLFDPQYTSRLKQCGVSFLDSASEVLPVTMLYAGKPGYSRNAGDYPAAAEVLRKVRPYITRFSSSGYINDLATGGLCAVMGYSGDINIARARAIAAKNGEEIEALVPTHGATLFFDSMAIPADAPHPNNAHLFINYILRPEVHAALTNKVFYANPNRASLPYVKKEVAENPSVFLSAEAASRMTPPDAVPQEIRRVQTRIFTRFKAKE
- a CDS encoding AHH domain-containing protein gives rise to the protein MSELLEPFMMGTTHKVNDPKCPFCPKKKNDEHYTTYSGADNDADKLGKLINEPKKFGTSIEADARPKDGKVGKDQRANQGFKTTSGETLDDVKDGDTNWKFQPHHAIPGNQCLKGHAVEKFIVGGAKVKFDTGYSVNNPQNGIWLPSYPADGNWPTDPSAKYAMAVKAMKAFKRQFHLGHHNIDVDVDGLDPAVHKNYINYVKSILKDLNVVLSDWEAACPEQDKDDKHRGNVIIHNALDCVSAHLIKKLKGSPRTWKFFVSRHARDFTIKTIKPNTKLDFER
- the hflX gene encoding GTPase HflX, producing MQSEVKDKPVRAVVAAVQLPNVSDVEFEASLAELRELAKTLGLTVVRTFTQKRAGFDQTGYLGIGKRQEIHAYVTGEAGYDEMDGTPLSVDPEGGDIEVVLVDHEISPSQARNLELEVGCEVMDRTMVILEIFHRNARSPAAKAQVEIARLGYMAPRLREAAKLAGPQGRQRSGVGGRGAGESHTELDRRKIRDRIAELQLEIVAMNAARETQRARRQGRQSLPSVALVGYTNAGKSTLMRALTGSEVLVANKLFATLDTTVRALYPESVPRILVSDTVGFIKNLPHGLVASFKSTLDEALDAALLLHVIDASDPGFERQLMVTDEVLKEIGADELPRIRVFNKIDHVGDAAAQAECEAALRAQYPDCVVMSARRPEDVARMHQTIVAFFQRDLVEAELFLPWSAQQLRKDIYENCQVLEERADEDGAHFSVRGDAIALERLREKISPAE